The Kribbella sp. HUAS MG21 genome includes the window CCGCGCGGCCAGCTTCACCAGCCGGAGCCCGAGCCGGTGCAGGAACGCCTCGGCGAGCGCACCGCTGTGCCCGGCCGCCGCCAGATCCTGGCGGGCCGAGTCCAGCAGTGGCTCCAGGCAACGCATGAGCGCCTGCCGCCAGTCCGTGCCGGACCCATCCGCTGTCCCGGCCGCCCCACCTGACGTGTGGCCGCGGGTGACACCGGTCCCTGCAGGGTCTCGACTGGCGGCAGGCGCGCTCGGTGGGAGGGATGTGCTGCGTTCCACGTACTCCGCCCACGCAGGCGCGGACTCGGTGAGTGCGTGGCTCAGCTCGTGCGGACGCAGGCCCGCGCACCACCAGGTCTCACGCTGGCCGATGCGGGTCGCTGAGTTGAGCACGCGCTCAGGCTGCCACCGGCCACCAGGTCCGGGCATGGGTACTCAGCCCCCATATTTGCGCCCGGTCCGCTGATTGCCACCGATTAGTCTGGGTACTGCCGACTAGTCGAGAGGCGGGCTCATGGCACGAGAGCGGGACGTCGTCGAGGCGTGTCCGACCGAGTTGTTCATCGGCGGCAAGTGGGTCGCGGCCGAGGGTGGCAAGACGCTCGCGGTCGAGGACCCGGCCACCGGTGCGACGCTGTGCGAGGTGGCGGACGCCAGTCCGGCGGACGGTACGGCGGCACTGGACGCGGCGGTCGCGGCGCAGGCCGAGTGGGCCGCCACGGCACCACGCGAACGCGGCGAGATCCTCCGCCGGACGTACGAGCTGATGACCGAGCGGGCCGACGACCTCGCGTTGCTGATGACGCTCGAGATGGGCAAGCCGGTCGCGGAGTCGAAGGCCGAGATCGCCTACGCCGCGGACTTCTTCCGCTGGTTCGCCGAGGAGGCGGTCCGGATCGACGGCGGCTACCAGGTCGCGCCGAACGGGGCGAGCCGGTTCCTGGTGATGCGCCAACCGGTCGGCCCGTGCCTGCTGATCACCCCCTGGAACTTCCCGGCCGCGATGGGCGCCCGCAAGATCGGCCCGGCCGTCGCCGCGGGCTGCACGATGGTGATCAAGCCCGCCGCGCAGACCCCGCTGTCGATGCTCAAGCTGGCCGAGCTGATGACCGAGGCCGGCCTGCCCGCGGGCGTGCTCAACGTCGTCACCACCCACGACGCGGGCGGTGTGATGGAGCCGCTGATCCGCGACGGCCGCGCCCGCAAGCTGTCGTTCACCGGCTCGACCGCCGTCGGCCGCAAGCTGCTCGAACAGGCCTCCGACCAAGTACTGCGGACCAGCATGGAGCTAGGCGGCAACGCGCCGCTGCTGGTGTTCGGCGACGCCGACCTCGACAAGGCGGTCGACGGCGCGATGCTGGCCAAGATGCGCAACGGTGGCGAGGCCTGTACGGCGGCCAACCGGATCTACGTGCACACGTCGGTGATGGACGAGTTCGCCTCTCGGCTGACCGAGCGGATGGCTGCGCTGAAGGTCGGCCGCGGCACCGAGGACGGCGTCGACGTCGGCCCGCTGATCGACGCCGAGCAACGGGACAAGGTGGCCGAGCTGGTCGCCGACGCGATCGCCCAGGGCGCCCGGACGCTCACCGGCGGCGCGGTTGCCGAGGGCAACGGGTACTTCTTCCAGCCGACGGTGCTGGCCGACGTACCGGAGAGCGCCCGGCTGCAGAAGGAGGAGATCTTCGGGCCGGTCGCGCCGCTGACCCCGTTCGAGACCGAGGACGACGCCGTACGGATGGCGAACGACACCGAGTTCGGCCTGGTGTCGTACGTGTTCACCAACGACCTGAGCCGCGCGCTCCGGGTGTCCGAACGCCTCGAGGCCGGGATGATCGGCCTCAACCAGGGCATCGTCTCCAACCCGGCGGCGCCGTTCGGCGGCGTCAAGCAGTCCGGCCTCGGCCGCGAGGGCGGCAGTGTCGGCATCGACGAGTACCTCGAGGTCAAGTACGTCGCGGTCAACCTGGACTGAGCGCGCACTATTCGTTGAGCCAGGCGTCGATCGTGGCCTGGTCCGGCCGCGGACTGGTTCCGATCGCGTGCGGGACG containing:
- a CDS encoding NAD-dependent succinate-semialdehyde dehydrogenase, giving the protein MARERDVVEACPTELFIGGKWVAAEGGKTLAVEDPATGATLCEVADASPADGTAALDAAVAAQAEWAATAPRERGEILRRTYELMTERADDLALLMTLEMGKPVAESKAEIAYAADFFRWFAEEAVRIDGGYQVAPNGASRFLVMRQPVGPCLLITPWNFPAAMGARKIGPAVAAGCTMVIKPAAQTPLSMLKLAELMTEAGLPAGVLNVVTTHDAGGVMEPLIRDGRARKLSFTGSTAVGRKLLEQASDQVLRTSMELGGNAPLLVFGDADLDKAVDGAMLAKMRNGGEACTAANRIYVHTSVMDEFASRLTERMAALKVGRGTEDGVDVGPLIDAEQRDKVAELVADAIAQGARTLTGGAVAEGNGYFFQPTVLADVPESARLQKEEIFGPVAPLTPFETEDDAVRMANDTEFGLVSYVFTNDLSRALRVSERLEAGMIGLNQGIVSNPAAPFGGVKQSGLGREGGSVGIDEYLEVKYVAVNLD